From a region of the Tenggerimyces flavus genome:
- a CDS encoding DUF4386 domain-containing protein: MSRRKIAVTVGILFVVQMVTAMFGTSLIQAFVDGDTARAPLTLGVLLMMCSGVAVVGIGILMYQVLKDVNRRLAIWYPVLRIVEFAVSAACGVYILTELQVVPNHMLWVYIPTGIGGLVLTYLLFVSRLVPRPIAVLGIVGYAVLSLGVPLDLLGVLDLNAGLGLALLAPGGLFEVVVLPIWLIAKGFRTPTSAPQLDRSLSLSR, encoded by the coding sequence ATGTCTAGAAGGAAGATCGCGGTCACCGTCGGCATCTTGTTCGTCGTCCAGATGGTCACCGCCATGTTCGGGACCTCGTTGATCCAGGCGTTCGTGGACGGTGACACCGCAAGAGCGCCACTGACCCTCGGCGTTCTGCTGATGATGTGCTCCGGAGTCGCTGTCGTGGGCATCGGCATCCTGATGTACCAGGTGCTGAAGGACGTCAACCGACGGTTGGCGATTTGGTATCCGGTGCTGCGGATCGTCGAGTTCGCCGTCTCCGCCGCGTGCGGCGTCTACATCCTGACGGAGCTCCAGGTGGTCCCGAACCACATGTTGTGGGTGTACATCCCGACCGGTATCGGTGGACTTGTCCTTACCTACTTGCTCTTCGTGTCGCGGCTGGTTCCGCGGCCGATCGCCGTTCTCGGCATCGTCGGCTATGCCGTGCTCTCGTTGGGAGTGCCGCTGGACCTCCTCGGCGTCCTCGACCTGAACGCCGGTCTCGGCCTCGCGTTGCTCGCGCCAGGTGGACTGTTCGAGGTCGTGGTCCTGCCGATCTGGTTGATCGCGAAGGGCTTCCGTACGCCGACCTCGGCGCCTCAGCTCGACCGCTCACTGTCTCTCTCCAGATAA
- a CDS encoding NAD(P)-dependent oxidoreductase, with protein MNSTPARLKVCIVGASGKLGQYMVRHALDRGYEVVGVCREASVDKLDAFKDRITIVPGATDDREVIKRAVAGCDAVLTVLVPRGVHNYSTGTAQAVLDYARPAARLMFSCGYHISRDGQDVYSWKVKALVSVVGRLARLARLVDLEDQVEACRRVFASDTQWTVVRGSDLEEGDSQGLPVWSRHVGDPILKSNLTRRVDFALFMVDAIVNDSLVHEAPAIVGCQTPSALAYAVTSPR; from the coding sequence ATGAACTCCACACCAGCAAGGCTGAAGGTCTGCATCGTCGGAGCGTCCGGGAAGCTGGGCCAGTACATGGTGCGACACGCCCTCGACCGCGGCTACGAGGTCGTCGGCGTCTGTCGAGAAGCAAGCGTCGACAAGCTCGACGCGTTCAAGGACCGCATCACGATCGTTCCGGGAGCGACGGACGACCGCGAGGTCATCAAGCGTGCGGTCGCCGGTTGCGACGCCGTCCTCACAGTGCTGGTCCCGCGCGGGGTCCACAACTACTCCACCGGTACTGCGCAGGCCGTCCTCGACTATGCCCGTCCGGCCGCTCGGCTGATGTTCTCCTGTGGCTATCACATCAGCCGCGACGGCCAGGACGTGTACTCGTGGAAGGTCAAGGCGCTCGTGAGCGTGGTCGGCAGGCTCGCGCGACTCGCTCGCCTCGTCGACCTCGAGGACCAGGTGGAAGCGTGCCGGCGGGTCTTCGCCAGCGACACGCAGTGGACTGTCGTACGCGGAAGCGACCTCGAGGAGGGCGACAGCCAGGGGCTGCCCGTCTGGAGCCGCCACGTGGGCGACCCCATCCTGAAGAGCAACCTCACCCGCCGCGTCGACTTCGCGCTTTTCATGGTCGACGCGATCGTGAACGACTCCCTCGTGCACGAGGCGCCCGCGATCGTCGGCTGCCAGACACCCTCGGCTCTGGCGTACGCCGTCACGTCACCTCGGTGA